In Topomyia yanbarensis strain Yona2022 chromosome 2, ASM3024719v1, whole genome shotgun sequence, one DNA window encodes the following:
- the LOC131679333 gene encoding protein obstructor-E, with product MFSRETGVKMKAAAKFGLSFLVLLSVVFGLSVAQTQLRRQYETNRRTPARDRDASLKPAPVREAAIPSRAASDDELDAELSENCPEPNGFFADAEQCDKYYACRDGHIEEKLCPDGMVFNDYDLEQEKCDLPFNLDCSKRPKLQTPIPSQHCPRQNGYFGSENGSCDKFYYCVDGKFNMITCPAGLVFNPKTGICTWPDEAGKLGCSSEELFKFSCPKVNETFAVSHPRYADPEDCQFFYVCINGETPRRNGCKLGQVFDDTAKHCEWARKVPECADWYKNRLSEAELDALENPPTTKAPAVKGSTKVSRRRPSKRPKQDEEE from the exons ATGTTCAGTCGAGAAACGGGCGTCAAGATGAAAGCAGCTGCCAAGTTCGGTCTAAGTTTTCTGGTGCTACTCAGTGTTGTGTTTG GTCTGTCGGTGGCACAAACCCAGCTGAGGAGGCAGTATGAGACCAACCGTCGTACACCTGCTCGCGACAGAGATGCCTCGCTAAAACCAGCACCTGTGCGAGAAGCAGCTATTCCCAGTAGGGCAGCCTCGGATGACGAATTGGACGCTGAATTGTCCGAGAACTGTCCCGAGCCGAATGGGTTTTTCGCGGACGCAGAACAGTGTGATAAATATTATGCGTGCCGCGATGGACACATTGAGGAGAAACTATGCCCCGACGGAATGGTTTTCAACGATTACGATCTGGAGCAGGAAAAGTGCGATCTACCCTTTAACCTTGATTGCTCCAAGCGACCAAAGCTTC AAACTCCCATTCCTTCACAGCATTGTCCTCGTCAGAACGGTTACTTTGGCAGTGAGAACGGATCCTGCGATAAATTCTACTATTGCGTAGACGGCAAATTCAACATGATCACATGTCCTGCTGGACTTGTTTTCAATCCGAAAACCGGCATCTGTACATGGCCCGACGAGGCCGGTAAGCTGGGTTGCTCATCGGAAGAGTTATTCAAGTTCTCATGTCCAAAAGTAAACGAAACGTTTGCTGTTAGTCATCCAAGGTACGCTGATCCAGAGGATTGCCAGTTTTTCTATGTGTGTATCAACGGTGAAACTCCTCGCCGTAATGGATGCAAACTGGGGCAAGTGTTCGATGATACCGCAAAACACTGCGAATGGGCCCGAAAAGTTCCAGAATG CGCCGATTGGTATAAAAACCGCTTATCTGAAGCTGAGTTGGATGCATTGGAGAATCCACCAACTACTAAGGCACCGGCAGTGAAGGGCTCGACGAAGGTTTCACGTCGACGGCCGTCTAAAAGACCAAAGCAGGATGAGGAGGAGTAA